From one Formosa sediminum genomic stretch:
- a CDS encoding GNAT family N-acetyltransferase, producing MNQFRVERYNETHLKAWNMFVSKAKNATFLFHRDFMDYHKDRFTDCSLLVYKNNKLIAVLPANIKDQVLYSHQGLTYGGIVLEPNTKFKIVFECFKAILKWLYAEDVLTFNIKILPAIYSIIPNDELLYLMFLMNANLYRRDLLSVINLQAPLPFSKSRLEGCKRAKKHQIIIKEEQTFDAFWNTILIPNLSKKHQAKPVHSLEEITLLKTKFPEQIRQFNAYYNGQIVAGTTVFVTDVVAHSQYISGNASKNELGSLDVLHAHLIQTVFKDKLYFDFGTSNENNGKQLNEGLQFWKEGFGARTIIQDFYSLETKNVALLDAVLL from the coding sequence ATGAATCAGTTTAGGGTAGAACGATATAATGAGACACATTTAAAGGCATGGAACATGTTTGTGTCTAAAGCTAAAAACGCGACTTTTTTATTCCATAGAGATTTTATGGACTACCATAAAGATCGTTTTACAGACTGTTCGCTATTAGTATATAAAAACAATAAACTTATAGCGGTTTTACCTGCAAATATTAAAGATCAGGTTTTATATTCTCATCAAGGATTAACGTATGGAGGTATAGTGTTAGAACCTAATACAAAGTTTAAAATTGTATTTGAATGTTTTAAAGCGATACTCAAATGGTTGTATGCTGAAGATGTTTTAACATTTAATATCAAAATTTTACCGGCTATATATTCTATAATACCAAACGATGAACTGTTGTATTTAATGTTTTTAATGAATGCCAATTTGTATCGAAGAGATTTATTGTCTGTAATTAATTTGCAAGCACCATTGCCATTTTCTAAAAGCAGATTAGAAGGTTGTAAACGTGCTAAAAAACACCAAATAATTATAAAAGAAGAACAAACTTTTGATGCTTTTTGGAACACAATTTTAATTCCTAATTTATCTAAAAAACACCAAGCTAAACCCGTGCATAGTTTAGAAGAAATTACGCTTCTTAAAACAAAATTTCCAGAACAAATAAGACAGTTTAATGCATATTATAACGGACAGATTGTCGCAGGAACTACGGTGTTTGTAACCGATGTTGTGGCACATTCACAATACATTTCTGGGAATGCTTCTAAAAATGAATTGGGAAGTTTAGATGTTTTACATGCACATTTAATTCAAACTGTTTTTAAAGATAAATTGTATTTTGATTTTGGAACATCTAATGAAAATAATGGTAAACAGCTTAACGAAGGCCTTCAGTTTTGGAAAGAAGGTTTTGGCGCACGAACAAT
- a CDS encoding MBOAT family O-acyltransferase: MQNTLLVIASYMFYAWWDWRFLSLIFFSTCIDYCIGLALSKEQDHFKRKLLLWVSICVNLGLLGFFKYYNFFLENFVNAFTAFGANLRYSSLNIILPVGISFYTFQTLSYTIDIYRKQLEPTKNFISFMAFVSFFPQLVAGPIERAKKLLPQFETTRVFDFEKAKDGLKQALWGLFKKMVIADNCARFVDEFFGHYEAYSGSTLLIGAFFFTIQIYCDFSGYSDIAIGVSRLFGFNLSKNFAFPYFAKNIAQFWRRWHMSLTTWFRDYVYIPLGGNQGTKAFQIRNTILLFVLIGFWHGAAWKFIVYGFINALYFLPLIIWRPKRTDRNDVNTNHLIPSRAEFIGMVKTFAFLVLVRVFFRADNLQTGVSYLSKIFSVSFFTVPEFANRIDAIVLFIVILVFMSIEWVGKTNEYAIEQFAVTWKRSYRWCFYYVLVCCIFYFYAKPQQFIYFQF; encoded by the coding sequence GTGCAAAATACGCTTCTTGTTATTGCAAGTTATATGTTTTATGCTTGGTGGGATTGGCGTTTTCTTTCTCTCATTTTTTTTAGTACTTGCATAGATTATTGTATTGGCCTAGCACTTAGTAAAGAACAAGATCATTTTAAAAGAAAATTACTACTATGGGTTAGTATTTGTGTAAACCTTGGTTTACTTGGTTTTTTTAAATATTATAATTTCTTTTTAGAGAATTTTGTTAATGCCTTTACAGCGTTTGGTGCCAATTTACGTTATTCATCCTTAAATATTATTCTGCCAGTAGGTATTAGTTTCTACACGTTTCAAACCTTAAGTTATACGATAGACATTTACAGAAAACAGCTAGAACCAACAAAGAATTTTATTAGTTTTATGGCGTTTGTTAGTTTTTTTCCGCAGTTAGTTGCAGGACCCATAGAACGTGCTAAGAAATTATTACCACAGTTTGAAACTACACGGGTATTTGATTTTGAAAAAGCAAAAGACGGACTAAAACAAGCGCTTTGGGGATTGTTTAAAAAAATGGTTATCGCAGATAATTGTGCACGTTTTGTAGATGAATTTTTTGGTCATTATGAAGCCTATTCAGGAAGTACATTATTAATAGGAGCTTTCTTTTTCACCATTCAAATTTATTGTGATTTTTCTGGATACTCAGATATTGCAATTGGTGTATCTCGTTTATTCGGATTTAATTTATCCAAGAACTTTGCATTCCCATATTTTGCTAAAAATATAGCCCAATTTTGGCGTCGTTGGCACATGTCGTTAACCACATGGTTTAGAGATTATGTGTATATTCCTTTAGGAGGAAATCAAGGAACTAAAGCCTTTCAAATAAGAAATACCATTTTGCTTTTTGTTTTGATAGGTTTTTGGCACGGTGCTGCTTGGAAATTTATAGTATATGGATTTATCAATGCCTTATATTTTTTACCACTTATTATTTGGCGTCCAAAACGAACAGATAGAAACGATGTAAACACTAATCATCTAATTCCAAGTCGTGCCGAGTTTATTGGTATGGTTAAAACCTTTGCGTTTCTAGTTTTAGTACGCGTGTTTTTTAGAGCAGATAATTTACAAACGGGAGTTAGTTATCTGAGTAAAATATTTTCGGTTTCCTTTTTTACAGTTCCAGAGTTTGCAAATCGTATAGATGCTATTGTCCTTTTTATAGTTATACTTGTTTTTATGAGTATTGAATGGGTTGGTAAAACAAACGAATATGCAATAGAACAATTTGCTGTTACTTGGAAACGGTCCTACAGATGGTGTTTTTATTACGTTCTTGTATGCTGTATCTTTTATTTTTACGCAAAGCCCCAACAATTTATTTATTTTCAATTTTAA
- a CDS encoding uroporphyrinogen decarboxylase, which produces MDMLGISVTEWVGYLASFVLLVSFTMKDVTKLRIVNSVGCALFVVYGIMLDTSWPVVITNGSIMLINAYYLFLKKG; this is translated from the coding sequence ATGGACATGTTAGGCATTTCAGTAACGGAGTGGGTTGGTTATTTAGCTTCTTTTGTATTATTAGTGTCGTTTACAATGAAAGATGTTACTAAACTAAGAATAGTAAATTCTGTAGGTTGTGCACTTTTTGTAGTATATGGTATTATGCTTGATACATCTTGGCCGGTAGTAATTACTAATGGATCCATCATGCTTATAAATGCTTATTATTTATTTCTGAAGAAAGGATAA
- the typA gene encoding translational GTPase TypA, protein MANIKNIAIIAHVDHGKTTLVDKIMYHCQLFRENENTGDLILDNNDLERERGITITSKNVSVIYKDTKINIIDTPGHADFGGEVERVLNMADGVLLLVDAFEGPMPQTRFVLQKAIDLGLKPCVVVNKVDKENCTPEEVHEKVFDLMFELGAEEWQLDFPTVYGSAKNNWMSDDWKNQTENIEPLLDMVIEHIPAPKFEQGTTQMLITSLDFSSFTGRIAIGRLTRGELKVGQNISLVKRDGSIVKNKIKELHVFEGLGRIKVDEVQTGDICAIVGLEGFEIGDTVADFENPEALKTITIDEPTMSMLFTINDSPFFGKDGKFVTSRHIKDRLTKELEKNLALRVQETDSADKFLVFGRGVLHLSVLIETMRREGYELQIGQPQVIIKEIDGVKCEPVEEMTIDLPENVSGKAVELVTMRKGEMLSMEAKGERMVIEFMVPSRGIIGLRNQLLTATAGEAIMAHRFKEYQPLKGGIPERQNGSLVSMEKGTAIPYSIDKLQDRGKFFVDPGEDIYEGQVIGENSRQDDMTVNITKTKKLSNVRSSGADDKAKIVPAIKFSLEEALEYIQKDEYVEVTPNFLRIRKIHLTEVERKRNKII, encoded by the coding sequence ATGGCTAATATTAAAAACATTGCAATTATTGCACACGTAGATCACGGTAAAACAACCCTGGTAGATAAAATTATGTACCACTGTCAATTATTCCGTGAAAACGAAAACACAGGAGATTTAATCCTTGATAATAATGATTTAGAACGTGAGAGAGGGATAACTATTACGTCTAAAAACGTTTCAGTTATTTATAAAGACACAAAAATCAATATCATTGATACCCCTGGTCACGCCGATTTTGGTGGTGAGGTAGAGCGTGTATTAAACATGGCCGATGGTGTGTTATTATTGGTAGATGCTTTTGAAGGGCCTATGCCACAAACGCGTTTCGTATTACAAAAAGCAATCGACTTAGGGTTAAAACCATGTGTGGTTGTTAACAAAGTAGATAAAGAAAACTGTACGCCAGAAGAAGTACATGAAAAGGTATTCGACTTAATGTTCGAATTAGGAGCAGAAGAATGGCAATTAGATTTTCCAACAGTTTACGGTTCAGCAAAAAATAACTGGATGAGCGACGATTGGAAAAACCAAACAGAAAACATCGAGCCTTTATTAGATATGGTGATTGAGCACATTCCAGCACCAAAATTTGAGCAAGGCACAACACAAATGTTAATTACTTCTTTAGACTTCTCTAGTTTTACAGGTCGTATCGCTATTGGACGTTTAACACGAGGTGAATTAAAAGTTGGTCAGAATATCTCTTTAGTAAAAAGAGATGGTAGTATAGTAAAAAATAAAATAAAAGAACTTCATGTTTTTGAAGGACTTGGACGTATAAAAGTAGACGAAGTACAAACTGGAGATATTTGTGCTATTGTTGGTTTAGAAGGTTTTGAAATTGGAGATACTGTTGCCGATTTTGAAAATCCTGAGGCTTTAAAAACAATTACTATTGATGAGCCAACAATGAGTATGTTGTTTACAATTAACGATTCTCCTTTCTTTGGGAAAGACGGAAAGTTTGTAACATCACGTCATATCAAAGACCGTTTAACAAAAGAATTAGAGAAAAACTTAGCATTACGTGTTCAAGAAACCGATAGTGCAGATAAATTTTTAGTCTTTGGTCGTGGTGTACTTCACTTATCTGTTTTAATTGAAACAATGCGTCGTGAAGGTTATGAACTTCAAATTGGTCAGCCTCAAGTAATCATCAAAGAAATTGATGGTGTAAAATGTGAGCCAGTAGAAGAAATGACTATAGATTTACCTGAAAATGTTTCTGGTAAAGCTGTAGAGTTAGTGACTATGCGTAAAGGAGAAATGTTAAGCATGGAAGCTAAAGGAGAGCGTATGGTAATTGAATTTATGGTACCTTCTCGTGGTATTATTGGATTACGTAACCAATTATTAACAGCTACAGCTGGAGAGGCTATTATGGCACACCGTTTTAAAGAATATCAGCCTTTAAAAGGAGGTATTCCAGAGCGTCAAAACGGATCTTTAGTTTCTATGGAAAAAGGTACAGCAATTCCTTACTCGATTGATAAATTACAAGATCGTGGTAAGTTTTTCGTAGATCCAGGTGAAGATATTTATGAAGGTCAAGTTATTGGAGAGAATTCTCGTCAAGACGATATGACAGTAAATATTACTAAAACTAAAAAACTAAGTAACGTACGTTCGTCTGGTGCAGATGATAAAGCTAAAATTGTTCCTGCAATTAAATTCTCTTTAGAAGAAGCTTTAGAATACATCCAAAAAGACGAGTATGTAGAAGTTACACCAAATTTCTTACGAATTCGTAAAATTCATTTAACCGAAGTAGAGCGTAAGCGTAACAAGATTATTTAA
- the kdsA gene encoding 3-deoxy-8-phosphooctulonate synthase, translating into MNLSDVPQLKYIDADNFFLLSGPCAIEGEDMALRIAEKIVKITDDLQIPYIFKGSFKKANRSRIDSFTGIGDEKALKILKKVSDTFHIPTVTDIHEISDAAMAAEYVDVLQIPAFLVRQTDLVVAAAQTGKVINLKKGQFMSPEAMKHAVQKVKDSGNDKAWITDRGTMFGYQDMIVDFRGIPTMRQYAPTILDVTHSLQQPNQTSGVTGGRPDMIETIARAGIVNNVDGLFIETHFDPANAKSDGANMLHLDHLEGLLRHLVAIRKTVTAF; encoded by the coding sequence ATGAACCTTTCAGATGTTCCTCAATTAAAATATATTGATGCTGATAATTTCTTCCTACTCTCTGGCCCTTGTGCAATTGAAGGTGAAGACATGGCATTACGTATTGCCGAAAAAATAGTTAAAATCACTGACGATTTACAGATTCCTTATATTTTTAAAGGGAGTTTTAAGAAAGCCAACCGCAGTAGAATTGATAGTTTTACAGGAATTGGTGATGAAAAAGCACTTAAAATTTTAAAGAAAGTTTCAGACACATTTCATATTCCAACTGTAACAGATATTCATGAAATCTCTGATGCAGCCATGGCTGCAGAATATGTAGATGTATTACAAATCCCTGCATTTTTAGTTCGCCAAACAGATTTAGTTGTTGCGGCAGCCCAAACTGGTAAAGTTATAAACTTAAAAAAAGGACAATTTATGAGTCCAGAGGCCATGAAACATGCCGTACAAAAAGTAAAAGACTCTGGAAACGATAAAGCTTGGATTACAGATCGAGGAACTATGTTTGGTTACCAAGATATGATTGTAGATTTTAGAGGTATACCAACCATGCGCCAATATGCGCCTACAATATTAGATGTAACACATTCCCTACAACAGCCTAACCAAACTAGTGGTGTGACAGGCGGAAGACCAGATATGATTGAGACCATTGCTAGAGCTGGTATTGTAAACAATGTAGATGGGTTATTTATTGAAACACATTTCGATCCTGCAAACGCTAAAAGTGATGGCGCAAACATGTTACATTTAGATCACCTAGAAGGATTATTAAGGCATTTAGTTGCAATTAGAAAAACTGTAACTGCTTTTTAA
- a CDS encoding META domain-containing protein → MKHLLNSLLSLLFILIVSCGHSKKETNKSDSTVKSITNSIAKTTAADMPEHNTFAFFKSSGENSEWNLELSENAIKFSIKTEDYYFPLPKPVLASDANIKSYRTKTELGHINIKIAMTECVDAQSKTHPYSVSIDFKQASATDFTTYQGCGDYITDYRLHDIWVLETIANDSISIAHFAKELPKMEINTRTNTFMGYAGCNTMNGTIFSEQSKIRFTKIAVTKKMCLQDNLEAQFIKALKRSTEFKIENNRLYLSNPDENTLTFKKVD, encoded by the coding sequence ATGAAACATCTATTAAACAGCTTATTGTCCTTACTTTTTATTTTGATTGTGAGTTGTGGCCACTCTAAAAAAGAGACAAACAAATCAGATTCGACTGTAAAAAGTATTACCAATTCTATAGCAAAAACTACTGCTGCAGATATGCCTGAACATAATACGTTTGCATTTTTTAAAAGCTCTGGAGAAAATTCAGAATGGAATTTAGAGTTGTCTGAAAATGCAATTAAGTTTTCAATTAAAACTGAAGATTATTATTTTCCACTTCCAAAACCTGTGCTTGCTTCAGACGCAAACATTAAATCGTATCGTACAAAAACAGAATTGGGACACATTAACATTAAAATTGCAATGACCGAATGTGTAGATGCTCAATCAAAAACACATCCCTATTCAGTTTCTATAGATTTTAAACAAGCTTCAGCAACAGATTTTACTACTTATCAAGGTTGTGGAGACTATATTACAGATTACCGATTACATGACATCTGGGTGTTAGAAACCATTGCTAATGACTCTATTAGTATTGCACACTTTGCAAAAGAATTACCCAAAATGGAGATTAATACTCGCACAAACACTTTCATGGGGTATGCTGGTTGCAATACTATGAATGGCACTATTTTTTCTGAACAATCTAAAATTAGATTCACAAAAATTGCAGTCACAAAAAAAATGTGTTTACAAGATAACCTAGAAGCTCAATTTATAAAAGCTTTAAAACGTAGTACTGAATTTAAAATTGAAAACAACCGCTTGTATTTATCGAATCCAGATGAAAATACGCTGACCTTTAAAAAAGTGGACTAA
- a CDS encoding GNAT family N-acetyltransferase, with product MDITIRQATPEDVADITTLFRDTIINVNALDYNEKQIAAWASVANDTDIWIERISDFYFIVAERDTEIVGFAYLKKGYYLDGLFVHKDHQRQGIASALLRTIESQVMIEDYPEIRTDVSITALPFFEDRYFDIVKKQKKTFKGMAFQNYIMKKTL from the coding sequence ATGGATATTACCATTAGACAAGCAACCCCTGAAGATGTAGCAGATATTACCACCTTGTTTAGAGATACCATTATTAATGTTAATGCTTTAGATTATAATGAAAAACAAATAGCTGCTTGGGCATCTGTAGCCAACGACACAGATATTTGGATAGAACGCATATCTGATTTTTACTTTATTGTAGCCGAACGTGATACTGAAATTGTAGGATTTGCCTATTTAAAAAAAGGCTATTATCTAGATGGTTTATTTGTACATAAAGACCACCAAAGACAAGGCATAGCTTCTGCTCTATTGCGAACTATAGAATCGCAGGTTATGATTGAAGATTACCCTGAAATTAGAACCGATGTGAGCATTACCGCTTTACCGTTTTTTGAAGATCGCTATTTTGATATTGTAAAGAAGCAGAAAAAAACATTTAAAGGCATGGCTTTTCAAAATTATATCATGAAGAAAACGCTTTAA
- a CDS encoding DUF1801 domain-containing protein, whose product MKPAEEHILRQPEPYQSIMLYVRSVIMKTLEVEEKYSYKLPFYYYNKKPFVFLNILKGTDYVDVVFMDGVLLETKFPELQDANNRKRVRSIHIKNLEDLDEIRFVELLGFASEIKA is encoded by the coding sequence TTGAAACCTGCAGAAGAACATATTCTCCGTCAACCCGAACCTTATCAATCTATTATGTTATACGTGCGTAGTGTTATTATGAAAACACTAGAGGTTGAAGAAAAATATAGTTACAAACTTCCGTTTTACTATTATAATAAGAAGCCTTTTGTGTTTCTTAATATATTAAAAGGTACAGATTATGTAGACGTGGTGTTTATGGATGGTGTGCTTTTAGAAACTAAATTTCCAGAGTTGCAAGATGCAAATAATCGTAAACGGGTGCGGTCTATTCATATTAAAAATCTAGAAGATTTAGATGAAATACGATTTGTGGAACTTTTGGGATTTGCTTCAGAAATTAAAGCGTAA
- a CDS encoding TonB-dependent receptor: protein MKTLFSFAALLLTSFVINAQQIIVSGTVTDAENTPIVGANISLKHTTNGSQTDIDGHFEIKNIEAGDYTAIVSYLGYKTKEVPFTVANSNITLPNITLYEGQEILSEVVIDGKRRNMFARKQTAYVSKLPLKDLENTQVYSTITTDILESQIATNFEDALDNATGIQQLWTSTGRGGDGAGYYSLRGFSVQPQLVNGVPGLTNGTINAANIERIEVIKGPSATLFGSSVTSYGGLINVVTKKPYKGFGGQISYTAGSYGLNVLTGDFNTALDKDENLYFRLNTSYHTEDSFQDAGFKKSFFVAPSLSYQVNNRLSFSFYGEITQSEKTNPTMLFLSRYATMQYEDLDDLGYDYKTSYTSNALTLENPTQNYRVEMDYKLSDTWNSQTIVSRSVTSTKGYYTYLYDLTGEGTFSRYLNKQDALTRTTDIQQNFNGDFKIGNLRNRIVAGLDYYTVTSIDNGSSYAYYGAVTPSTSEEVAGYPLTTAGVDAALATASINNYKTRTNVYSAYVSDVLDITSKLSAMASVRFDQFDNEGDITTNTDDYDQFAISPKFGLLYQPIEDRLSVFANWQNGFTNIAPQLVGDPSSTEGQTLKNFEPEEANQIEFGVKTNFFNNRLNATVNYYSILVNNRLMTDPNDAFNQIQDGEVSSKGFEIEINANPIDGLNIRAGYSYNDSEIEKASTASTVGERPVDAGSDVVYNLWADYIFETGTLEGFGIGAGFNGASARDIINASGYTSGVFSVPSYIVANASVYYAADKYRIGLKLNNMFNEEYYSGWSTLTPQQPRAVLANFAYKF from the coding sequence ATGAAAACATTATTCAGTTTTGCTGCGCTATTACTAACATCTTTTGTTATTAATGCTCAACAAATTATTGTAAGCGGTACTGTAACAGATGCAGAAAACACTCCTATTGTAGGGGCAAATATTTCTTTAAAACATACAACTAACGGAAGTCAAACCGATATTGATGGCCACTTTGAAATCAAAAATATAGAAGCTGGAGACTATACAGCTATTGTATCCTATTTAGGATATAAAACAAAAGAAGTGCCTTTTACAGTTGCTAACAGCAATATTACGTTACCAAATATTACGCTTTACGAAGGACAAGAAATCCTATCTGAAGTCGTTATCGATGGAAAACGTCGTAATATGTTTGCTAGAAAGCAAACCGCCTATGTATCTAAACTCCCTTTAAAAGATTTAGAAAACACACAAGTTTACTCTACAATTACTACAGACATTTTAGAATCTCAAATAGCAACAAACTTTGAAGATGCTTTAGATAACGCAACAGGTATACAGCAACTATGGACGTCTACCGGTCGTGGTGGCGATGGTGCTGGATATTATTCTTTACGTGGATTTAGCGTACAACCCCAATTAGTTAACGGTGTTCCTGGATTAACCAACGGAACAATTAACGCGGCTAATATTGAGCGCATTGAAGTTATTAAAGGGCCTTCGGCAACGCTTTTTGGATCTTCGGTAACGTCTTACGGTGGATTAATTAATGTGGTTACAAAAAAACCTTATAAAGGTTTTGGCGGACAAATTTCTTATACGGCAGGATCTTATGGATTAAACGTATTAACAGGAGATTTTAATACGGCTTTAGATAAAGACGAAAATCTATATTTCAGATTAAATACTTCATACCACACAGAAGATAGTTTCCAAGATGCTGGTTTTAAAAAATCATTCTTTGTAGCTCCTTCGTTATCATACCAAGTTAATAACAGATTATCGTTTTCTTTCTACGGAGAAATTACACAATCTGAAAAAACAAATCCAACCATGTTATTCCTAAGTCGTTACGCAACTATGCAATACGAGGATTTAGATGACTTAGGTTACGATTACAAAACATCTTACACAAGTAATGCCTTAACTTTAGAAAACCCTACACAAAATTACCGTGTAGAAATGGACTATAAATTATCAGACACTTGGAACTCTCAAACTATAGTTTCTAGAAGTGTGACTTCTACTAAAGGGTATTATACTTACTTATACGATTTAACTGGTGAAGGCACATTTTCGCGTTATTTAAACAAGCAAGACGCCTTAACAAGAACAACAGATATTCAGCAAAATTTTAATGGTGATTTTAAAATCGGAAACTTAAGAAACAGAATCGTTGCTGGTTTAGATTATTATACAGTAACCAGTATAGATAATGGTAGTAGTTATGCCTATTACGGTGCTGTTACTCCAAGTACAAGTGAAGAAGTTGCCGGGTACCCATTAACAACCGCTGGTGTAGATGCTGCTTTAGCTACAGCCAGCATAAACAATTATAAAACACGTACTAATGTGTATAGTGCATATGTTTCAGATGTGTTAGATATTACCTCTAAATTATCTGCTATGGCAAGTGTACGTTTTGATCAATTTGATAACGAAGGCGACATAACTACCAATACAGATGATTACGACCAGTTTGCAATATCACCTAAATTTGGTTTATTATACCAACCTATAGAAGACAGATTGTCTGTATTTGCTAACTGGCAAAACGGATTTACCAACATCGCCCCTCAATTGGTAGGAGATCCTAGCTCGACAGAAGGTCAAACTTTAAAAAACTTTGAACCTGAAGAAGCAAACCAAATCGAATTTGGAGTTAAAACAAACTTCTTTAACAACCGTTTAAACGCTACTGTAAATTACTATAGTATTCTTGTAAATAACAGATTAATGACAGACCCTAATGATGCGTTTAATCAAATTCAAGATGGTGAAGTCTCAAGTAAAGGTTTCGAAATAGAAATTAATGCCAATCCAATAGATGGGTTAAACATTAGAGCTGGATATAGCTATAACGATAGTGAAATTGAAAAAGCAAGTACAGCGTCTACCGTAGGAGAACGTCCTGTAGATGCAGGTTCTGATGTGGTTTACAATTTATGGGCCGATTATATTTTTGAAACAGGTACTTTAGAAGGTTTCGGAATTGGAGCAGGATTTAATGGTGCAAGCGCACGTGATATAATAAATGCTTCAGGCTACACATCTGGTGTATTTAGCGTACCTAGTTATATTGTAGCTAATGCTTCTGTATATTATGCCGCAGACAAATACCGTATAGGATTAAAATTAAACAATATGTTTAATGAAGAATATTATTCTGGTTGGTCTACATTAACACCACAACAACCAAGAGCAGTTTTAGCTAACTTTGCATACAAATTCTAA
- a CDS encoding DUF4198 domain-containing protein — protein MKKLLVTCILLICIATPSFAHYLWIETKAEGTVGTPQEIHVFYGEYTYGVIEQVQGEAFPKVKDFTLWVVDANGKKTQLKVTAKTDRYVASFTPTANGTYTIVLDNDNIEVIDYTEYDFGIFKTHYNSSAIIQVGNKVTNTNNVNKTGISVIEVDNTSHDIKLQILFKGQPLKDQEVDIFVADNWSKKLTTDKDGYVSFKTPWDTKYVIETTTKEEVPGKFKGKDYQFIWHCATYCIL, from the coding sequence ATGAAAAAATTATTAGTAACATGTATTCTTTTAATTTGCATAGCAACGCCATCTTTTGCACATTATTTATGGATAGAAACTAAAGCCGAAGGCACCGTTGGTACCCCACAAGAAATACATGTGTTTTACGGCGAATACACTTATGGTGTTATCGAGCAAGTACAAGGAGAAGCATTTCCTAAAGTTAAAGATTTTACACTTTGGGTTGTAGATGCTAATGGTAAAAAAACACAATTAAAAGTTACAGCCAAAACAGATAGATATGTGGCTTCATTTACACCAACTGCAAATGGAACTTATACTATTGTGTTAGATAACGATAATATTGAAGTTATTGATTATACCGAATACGATTTTGGTATTTTTAAAACCCATTATAATAGTTCTGCAATTATACAGGTAGGAAACAAAGTAACAAATACCAATAATGTAAATAAAACAGGAATATCTGTTATTGAAGTTGATAATACCTCTCACGATATTAAGCTACAAATTTTATTTAAAGGACAACCGTTAAAAGATCAAGAAGTTGATATCTTTGTGGCCGATAATTGGTCTAAAAAATTAACAACAGACAAGGATGGATATGTATCTTTTAAAACACCGTGGGACACCAAATATGTTATTGAAACCACAACAAAAGAAGAAGTCCCAGGAAAATTTAAAGGTAAAGATTATCAATTTATTTGGCATTGCGCTACCTATTGCATTCTGTAA